One genomic window of Mustela nigripes isolate SB6536 chromosome 15, MUSNIG.SB6536, whole genome shotgun sequence includes the following:
- the LACC1 gene encoding purine nucleoside phosphorylase LACC1 isoform X1 codes for MAEAVLVDFFGLKFNSQKNSHQALLKTLNAIRYHHAAKAKFLCIICCSNISCERDGAHNHCELEVSNGLSTLLRGFETVSNPSMAASLYTIKQRIDEKNLTSIKVIVPTHRKTLLKAFIDQLFTDVYSFEFEDLQVTSRGDPLKQSTEINMITAQEVEAIQNEIQTYLRSLPALRGELTIITSPLISADIFLHGFTTRTGGISYIPTLSSFNLFSSSKRRDPKVVVEENLRRLGNAVGFNVEKFYRIKTDHANDVWIMGRKEPESYDGITTNQRGVTIAALGADCIPIVFADPVRKSCGVAHAGWRGTLLGVAMATVNAMITEYGCNLEDIIVVLGPSVGPCCFTLPKESAKEFHNLDPECVRLFDSPNPYIDIRKATRILLEQGGILPQNIQDLNQDLDLCTSCHPDKFFSHVRDGLNFGTQIGFISIRE; via the exons ATGGCAGAAGCAGTGTTGGTTGATTTCTTTGGTTTGAAATTTAACTCTCAGAAAAACAGTCATCAGGCATTACTAAAGACATTGAATGCTATCAGATACCACCATGCTGCCAAAGCCAAGTTTCTTTGTATAATATGTTGCAGTAACATCAGCTGTGAAAGGGATGGTGCACATAATCACTGTGAATTAGAAGTAAGCAATGGATTATCAACTCTCTTGAGAGGATTTGAGACTGTTAGCAATCCTAGTATGGCTGCCTCTTTGTATACTATTAAGCAAagaattgatgaaaaaaatttgaCCAGCATTAAAGTAATTGTACCCACGCACCGGAAGACATTACTGAAGGCTTTTATTGATCAGCTCTTCACCGATGTTTACAGTTTTGAGTTTGAAGACTTACAGGTGACTTCGAGGGGAGATCCTTTGAAACAATCCACTGAAATAAACATGATCACAGCTCAAGAAGTAGAAGCAATCCAGAATGAAATTCAAACATATTTGAGAAGCCTGCCAGCACTGAGAGGAGAGTTAACCATTATCACATCTCCTTTAATCTCAG CAGATATTTTCTTACACGGATTTACTACAAGAACAGGTGGAATATCCTACATCCCAACTCTTAGCTCATTCAATCTCTTCAGTAGTTCCAAAAGGAGAGATCCCAAGGTCGTTGTTGAAGAAAATCTGCGTAGGTTGGGAAATGCTGTAGGATTTAATGTGGAGAAATTTTACCGAATAAAG ACTGATCATGCCAATGACGTCTGGATTATGGGAAGGAAGGAACCTGAATCTTATGATGGAATCACCACAAATCAGAGGGGAGTCACAATAGCAGCTCTTGGTGCTGACTGTATACCAATTGTTTTTGCTGATCCTGTCAGAAAATCATGTGGTGTTGCTCACGCTG GTTGGAGGGGTACTTTGCTAGGTGTTGCTATGGCTACAGTGAATGCTATGATCACAGAATATGGGTGTAATTTGGAAGACATTATTGTTGTACTGGGACCTTCAGTAGGACCTTGCTGTTTTACTCTGCCAAAGGAATCAGCAAAGGAATTTCATAATCTTGATCCTGAATGTGTACGGTTATTTGATTCACCAAATCCCTACATTGACATTCGTAAAGCCACCAG GATTCTTCTAGAACAGGGAGGAATTCTACCACAGAATATTCAAGACCTGAACCAAGATCTTGACCTCTGTACGTCCTGCCATCCTGACAAGTTTTTCTCCCATGTCCGAGATGGCCTTAATTTTGGTACACAGATTGGCTTCATATCAATTAGAGAATGA
- the LACC1 gene encoding purine nucleoside phosphorylase LACC1 isoform X2 — MAEAVLVDFFGLKFNSQKNSHQALLKTLNAIRYHHAAKAKFLCIICCSNISCERDGAHNHCELEVSNGLSTLLRGFETVSNPSMAASLYTIKQRIDEKNLTSIKVIVPTHRKTLLKAFIDQLFTDVYSFEFEDLQVTSRGDPLKQSTEINMITAQEVEAIQNEIQTYLRSLPALRGELTIITSPLISDIFLHGFTTRTGGISYIPTLSSFNLFSSSKRRDPKVVVEENLRRLGNAVGFNVEKFYRIKTDHANDVWIMGRKEPESYDGITTNQRGVTIAALGADCIPIVFADPVRKSCGVAHAGWRGTLLGVAMATVNAMITEYGCNLEDIIVVLGPSVGPCCFTLPKESAKEFHNLDPECVRLFDSPNPYIDIRKATRILLEQGGILPQNIQDLNQDLDLCTSCHPDKFFSHVRDGLNFGTQIGFISIRE; from the exons ATGGCAGAAGCAGTGTTGGTTGATTTCTTTGGTTTGAAATTTAACTCTCAGAAAAACAGTCATCAGGCATTACTAAAGACATTGAATGCTATCAGATACCACCATGCTGCCAAAGCCAAGTTTCTTTGTATAATATGTTGCAGTAACATCAGCTGTGAAAGGGATGGTGCACATAATCACTGTGAATTAGAAGTAAGCAATGGATTATCAACTCTCTTGAGAGGATTTGAGACTGTTAGCAATCCTAGTATGGCTGCCTCTTTGTATACTATTAAGCAAagaattgatgaaaaaaatttgaCCAGCATTAAAGTAATTGTACCCACGCACCGGAAGACATTACTGAAGGCTTTTATTGATCAGCTCTTCACCGATGTTTACAGTTTTGAGTTTGAAGACTTACAGGTGACTTCGAGGGGAGATCCTTTGAAACAATCCACTGAAATAAACATGATCACAGCTCAAGAAGTAGAAGCAATCCAGAATGAAATTCAAACATATTTGAGAAGCCTGCCAGCACTGAGAGGAGAGTTAACCATTATCACATCTCCTTTAATCTCAG ATATTTTCTTACACGGATTTACTACAAGAACAGGTGGAATATCCTACATCCCAACTCTTAGCTCATTCAATCTCTTCAGTAGTTCCAAAAGGAGAGATCCCAAGGTCGTTGTTGAAGAAAATCTGCGTAGGTTGGGAAATGCTGTAGGATTTAATGTGGAGAAATTTTACCGAATAAAG ACTGATCATGCCAATGACGTCTGGATTATGGGAAGGAAGGAACCTGAATCTTATGATGGAATCACCACAAATCAGAGGGGAGTCACAATAGCAGCTCTTGGTGCTGACTGTATACCAATTGTTTTTGCTGATCCTGTCAGAAAATCATGTGGTGTTGCTCACGCTG GTTGGAGGGGTACTTTGCTAGGTGTTGCTATGGCTACAGTGAATGCTATGATCACAGAATATGGGTGTAATTTGGAAGACATTATTGTTGTACTGGGACCTTCAGTAGGACCTTGCTGTTTTACTCTGCCAAAGGAATCAGCAAAGGAATTTCATAATCTTGATCCTGAATGTGTACGGTTATTTGATTCACCAAATCCCTACATTGACATTCGTAAAGCCACCAG GATTCTTCTAGAACAGGGAGGAATTCTACCACAGAATATTCAAGACCTGAACCAAGATCTTGACCTCTGTACGTCCTGCCATCCTGACAAGTTTTTCTCCCATGTCCGAGATGGCCTTAATTTTGGTACACAGATTGGCTTCATATCAATTAGAGAATGA